A window of Oncorhynchus nerka isolate Pitt River linkage group LG4, Oner_Uvic_2.0, whole genome shotgun sequence contains these coding sequences:
- the LOC115127231 gene encoding sorting nexin-18-like, translated as MAFRARALYDFSSENPGEISITENEVVTLYSEQDVEGWLEGTNSRGETGLFPASYVEILTNDSSDISSNNNGMSADHGQAELPSSGYDSSYHSQSHSRAESITVPNPSHSAYPVQTPQHHSYPTSQGSDDDWDDDWDDSSTVADEPGTIHDNDGTSSTAYTVTTSLPERRSSAQAKSSATVGKNLNRFSTFVKSGGEAFVLGEAAAFVKDGDKICVVMGQYGPEWQEDPYPFACSIDDPTKQTKFKGMKSYMSYRLTPSHTQSQVNRRYKHFDWLYARLVERFPVISVPHLPEKQATGRFEQDFVSKRRKGLIWWMNHMTSHPVLARCDVFQHFLTCPSTDEKTWKMGKRKAEKDELTGANFFLTISTPAVPLDLQEVESKIDGFKAFTKKMDENCLLVNATINEFARKQITGFKKEYQKVGQSFKLLGQAFEMDQQAYSVGLNHAIAFTGEAYEVIGDYFAEQPRQDLDPISDLLDLYKGHLANYPDIIHVQKGALTKVKECQKQEGEGSTINERCNIISCATLAEIQHFHRTRVRDFKSQMQHHLQQQISFFQKITGKLEEALQKYDEYII; from the exons ATGGCGTTTAGAGCGAGAGCGTTGTACGACTTTAGTTCCGAAAATCCAGGAGAGATATCGATTACTGAGAACGAAGTTGTTACTTTGTACAGCGAACAAGATGTCGAGGGATGGTTAGAGGGGACTAACAGCAGAGGGGAGACTGGTCTTTTTCCAGCCTCATATGTGGAGATTCTCACAAATGATTCATCTGACATCTCCTCCAACAACAATGGCATGTCGGCAGATCATGGTCAAGCCGAGTTGCCATCAAGTGGATATGATTCATCATACCATTCCCAGTCCCACTCTCGTGCTGAGAGCATTACAGTCCCGAACCCTTCCCACTCTGCTTATCCTGTGCAAACTCCACAGCACCACAGTTACCCGACCAGTCAAGGTAGCGATGACGACTGGGATGATGACTGGGATGACAGCTCGACTGTGGCGGATGAACCTGGAACGATACATGACAATGATGGAACTAGTTCCACAGCATACACGGTCACTACCAGTTTACCTGAGAGACGTAGCAGTGCCCAAGCCAAAAGTTCAGCCACAGTGGGTAAAAACCTCAACAGGTTTTCAACCTTTGTGAAATCAGGCGGAGAGGCTTTTGTGTTGGGCGAGGCGGCTGCCTTTGTCAAGGACGGGGACAAGATCTGTGTTGTCATGGGCCAGTATGGGCCAGAGTGGCAAGAAGACCCATATCCATTTGCCTGCTCTATCGATGACCCCACCAAACAGACTAAATTCAAAGGCATGAAGAGTTACATGTCATACAGACTAACTCCCTCTCATACCCAGAGCCAGGTGAATAGAAGGTACAAGCACTTTGACTGGCTCTATGCCCGCCTAGTGGAACGATTCCCTGTCATATCAGTCCCCCATCTGCCCGAGAAACAGGCCACGGGGCGCTTCGAACAGGACTTTGTCTCCAAGCGCAGAAAAGGTTTAATATGGTGGATGAACCACATGACGAGCCATCCTGTCCTGGCCAGGTGTGACGTCTTCCAGCATTTCCTCACCTGCCCCAGCACAGACGAGAAGACGTGGAAGATGGGCAAGCGAAAAGCGGAGAAGGATGAGTTGACTGGCGCTAATTTCTTCCTGACCATCTCTACCCCGGCCGTTCCACTGGACCTACAGGAGGTGGAGAGCAAAATAGACGGTTTCAAAGCCTTCACCAAGAAGATGGATGAGAATTGTCTGTTAGTCAACGCTACCATCAACGAGTTCGCCAGGAAGCAGATCACCGGCTTCAAGAAAGAGTATCAGAAAGTGGGCCAGTCCTTCAAACTGCTGGGCCAAGCCTTTGAGATGGACCAACAGGCCTATTCCGTAGGACTGAACCATGCCATAGCATTCACAGGAGAGGCCTACGAGGTTATAGGAGACTACTTTGCCGAGCAGCCCAGACAGGATTTGGACCCCATATCGGACCTGCTGGACCTGTACAAGGGACACCTGGCCAACTACCCTGATATCATCCATGTTCAGAAAG GTGCCCTTACCAAAGTGAAGGAGTGCCAGAAGCAGGAAGGGGAGGGATCAACCATCAACGAGCGTTGTAACATCATTTCCTGTGCCACGCTGGCTGAGATCCAGCACTTCCACCGTACGCGCGTACGTGACTTCAAGAGCCAGATGCAACACCACCTCCAGCAGCAGATCAGCTTCTTCCAGAAGATCACTGGGAAGTTAGAGGAGGCACTGCAGAAGTACGACGAATACATAATATAA